From the Planctomycetaceae bacterium genome, the window TGGCGGTGCGGGCGGGCGACCCCCGGTCGACGACACTGCGACCGACGAAAACGCGACGCCTGAACCCAACGCCGATGAACCCGACGCGGCACAAGCGGACGATGCTGAATAAAACGTCGACCGACACCCTTCCAAAAGATGCCGTTCGCGCAGGTATCGGCGTCGAGATTCACCACCGAAATCCTTCGCCTGCTGCGAGAACGCTGTCCGCACTGTTCCGTTTTCCATTGCAGGAACACAACGATGAGACCCCGACATCTGGCCGTACTTTTCTGCATTCTTGGCGGGTCTGTCGCCGGCGCGATCGCGAACGCCGCGGACATTGTCACGTTCCACGGTTACGACAAGGCCGTCGAACTGAAGAACGATGCCGGTGTGACTGTGATTCTGTGCCCGCAGGTCGGGGGGCGAGTACTGGAGTACTCACTGAACGGCAAGAACGTCCTGTACGTTTCGGACGACGAAAAGAACTGGAAACCCGGCAACAGGCCTCCGTCGTCCGCCGGTCGATTTGACATCGGTCCGGAACTGATCATCCCGCCGCGAGAAGTCCTGTGGAGCGGTGAATGGACCGCTGAAATCACCGGCCCGCGATCGGCTCGCATGACCAGCCAGGACGACCCCAACACGGGAGTTCGGCTGATTCGCAGCTTCACGCTGGCCGCCGATTCTTCAAAGCTGACGTGTACTCAGACGATCATGAACGTGTCAGACGAACCGAAGGAATGGTGTCACTGGAGCCGCACGTTTGCCGTCGGAAAAGGACTGTGCTTCATTCCGCTGACTGCGAACAGCCGCTTTCCCAATGGTTACGTGCTGTACGAAGAAGGCGGGCTGATCAACATGCGTCCGGAAGATCCGGCCATCGTTCGGCGGAGCGACTACCTGCAGATCGGGCCGACTCCGCGGAAACCCAAGCTGGGGTTCGACAGCTATGCCGGAACAATCGCATACATCGCGCCGAATGATCTGCTGTTCGTCAAACGGTTCCGCACGTTTCCCGATCGCGTCTACAACGAAGCTGCCGGTTTGACGATTTCGGTTTGGTATCCTGACAACGCGATGGTCGAACTGGAACCGATCGGTCCCCGCGAACGCCTGCAGCCCGGCCAGTCGGCGGACTTCACGGAAGATTGGTATTTGTCGCCGATGAAATTCCCGGCCGACGGCGCCACTATCAGCGTCGAACAACTGACTGCCGCAACAAACGCAATGAACTAATGCCTGCGGCAGATGAGAAGATACCCTCCCGTTTCAACGGGAGGGTCGAAGCTTGATCGCCGTGCAGGCGATCAAACGAGGGGAGGGCGTCCGCGCCACGGGAGTTGCCCGTGCATGGCCCTCCCCGCGATCGAACGCCTGAACGGCATTCGATCGGCGACCCTCCCGTTGAAACGGGAGGGTGAAGCTATTGTCGCTCTGCATTGGTCAATTCTCATCTGTCGATCGTCTTACGGTCGCGAGGCTGAATGACTCGTTTTTCCCCGCTCGCGGCATGGTATCGGAGTGGGGAAGGCGATGTTCGGAAGGCGGTTCCCGGGCAGATCCGCGCGGGAGGTTCCGCGGGCAGCGGTTTACAGATCCACGTCGTCGGCGAAGCTGGCTTCTTCCATGATGATCCGGTATCGCTCCGACGCGTCCTTGCCCAGAAGCTGATTGAAGGTGCTGTCGGCGTCCAACTGACTTTCGATGTCGACTCGCAGCAGGACTCGCGCTTTCGGGTTCAGCGTGGTGTCTCGCAGTTGAGCGGCGTTCATTTCGCCCAGACCCTTGAATCGCAGCACGGTGGCCTGCCGGTTGGCGGGCAGCGACGCCAGGATTTCTTCCTTCTCGGCATCGGTCTGAGCGTAGTGGGTGGTCTTGCCGACTTCGATGCGAAACAGCGGCGGCTGAGCGATAAACAGTTTGCCCTGGCGAATCAGTTCCGGCATATGTCGAAAAAAGAACGTCAGCAGCAGCGTCGAAATGTGGTAACCGTCGCTGTCGGCATCCATCAGCAGAATCACGCGAGCGTATCTCAGCCGGTGGATGTCAAAGTTCGGTCCGACGCCGGTTCCCAGTGTTTCGACAATGTCGCTGATTTCCTGATTCTTCAGAATCTTGGACAGAGCCAGGGACTCCGTGTTCAGAATCTTGCCTCGCAGCGGCAGCACGGCCTGAGTCGACGCGTTGCGACCCATCACAGCGGTGCCTCCGGCGGAGTCACCTTCGACGATGAACAGTTCCGAATCGTCGGCGTTCTTTGCCTGGCAGTCGACCAGTTTGCCGGGAAGATTGGTGCGGCGTGAGGCGGCGGATTTGCGTTTCACTTCGCTGATGGCGTCACGGCTTGCCAGGCGGGCTCGCGCGGCCAGCACGATGCGGCCGAGGATCGCATCGGCCAGCGTCGGATTGCTGTTCAGCCAGTTTTCCAGCGCCGGCCGTATCAGTCCGTCGACGTGTGAGGCCATTTCGGGATTATTCAGCCGTTCCTTGGTCTGCCCCTGAAACATCGGGTCGCCGTGAAACACGGACAGGATGGCGACGATGCCTTCGCGAATATCTTCGGCCGAAATCGTGACTCCGCGGGGCTTGTAGTTGTGGACTTCAATGTAGTTGCGGACGGCTTTGACAAGTCCCGCCTTCAGTCCGTTTTCGTGAGTTCCGCCGCCGTGTGTGCGGATGCCGTTGACGTAGCTGCGAATATGTTCGTCGGTGGATTCCGTCCATTTCAGCACCAGTTCCACGCGAGCCGTTTTGTCGTCTCGATCCGTGGAAAACAACTGTTCGTGAACGGACTTCTTGCCGCTTTCGTGAATGATCTTTTCGATGTAGGCGACGATTCCGTCGGGATGCGCAAGTTCGTGAGTTTCGTTGCGGAATTCGTCCCGGAAGACGATCGTCAGGCCGCCGTGAATGTACGAGATATCTTCCAGATGCTGACGAATGGTGTCGGAATTGAAGTGAATGCGGCGGAAGATATCGTCATCGGGCCGAAAGAAGATCTGCGTTCCGCGGCCTCGAAACGGCCGCATTTTCTTGACGGGAGCCACCGGTTTGCCGTACCGGTATTCCTGCACCCATTCTCCGCCGTCGCGATGAACTGTGGCCACCATGTGCGACGACAGAGCGTTGACAACCGACGAGCCGACTCCGTGCAGACCTCCGCTGCGAGCGTAGTTCTTGTTGCTGAATTTTCCGCCGGCATGCAGCGTTGTCAGGATGACTTCCAGAGTCGACTTCTTCATCTTTTTGTGCTTGTCGACGGGAATGCCGCGTCCGTTGTCGTGGACCGTGCAACTGCAGCCGTCCTTGTGCAGAGTCACCGTGATTTTGTCACATTCGCCGGCCAGGAATTCGTCGACGGAATTGTCGACGACTTCCCACAGCAGATGATGCAGTCCGCGGGCATCGACGCCGCCGATGTACATGGACGGGCGTTTGCGAACCGGTTCCAGTCCTTCCAGAACTTCGATGTCGTCGCCGGTATAGGCGGATTTTGTGGCGGTTGTGCTCATGGACATCCTTATGCAGACAGCGGACATTCGCCTCCCGGCAAATGAAGCGGCGGCGGTTTTCGGACCGCGACCGCCGCAGGAGTATCGCGGAAAACGGAAGCGTCGCAACTGAAGAGATTCGCCGACAATTCAAAGAACAGCGCATTAAGGCGAGCGACAGATGAGCTGTTACCTGCCCGCGAGCCGCACGGCGCCAGCCGCGGTTGTGTTCGCAGAGAACCGCGGCCGGCGGCTGGCGGGTAGATTCTCATCCGCCGCACATCTAAACAGGGGAACCGCCGCATGCCGGTTCGCCAGGTGTTGTGGAACGGAGCGGCGGCGACTAAAACGTCCGTCTGGCAGATCCTGCCAATCGGGAACCAGGGCCGCTGACGATTTTCGCGGACGCTTGTTGCGACGCAGCCGTTATCGGTGAGTATTCTATGGCCTATCTGAAACAGGCATTCGGAGACCAGCCGGATCCGATCACGCACCCGCTGACGGGTGATGCCCTGACGATCGGCCGCCACGAATCATGCGACGTGGTGATCCAATCGCCGTCCGTCAGCCGCCATCACGCGAGAATCACGGCGGAAGGCAGCCGCTACTTTGTCGAAGACCTTGGCAGCCGCAACGGCACGATTCTGAATGGCCGGGCGATCTCGCGAAAAACGCCGCTAAGCAATGGTGACCGGCTGGAAGTTTCGACACTGCCGTTTGTGTTCTTCGCGCAGGATTCCCTGGACGGAGATTCCGGCAACTGGGGATACCGTCCGACCGTCATCAGCGTGTCCGACTCAGCGGTCCCGTCGCAGAATTCCGCCGCCCGGCACACCGTCGAACGCGGCGATGAGATTTCCTACGAACAGCTCGGGCGGGACCAGCTTCGTGACAGCCAGATTCTGTCGCGCGTCTCGATGATCGGCATCGACGAATCCGGTTCCGGTCCGGTCGCTCAGGACGCCGGACACAAACTGGCTCAGGCACTGAAGCTGACGCATGGCCTGAGGCGGGCGATTCGAACTGACGAAATCCTGGGCACGGTGCTGGAATCGCTGTTCGAATTCTTTTCGGCGGCGGAATGTGTCGCCGTGATTACCCGCAACCGAACGCGAACGGGACTGGTTGTTGCGGCCGCGGCGGCTCGCGAGAAAAACCGCGACGCGCAGATCTGCCTGCCGGTGCTGCATCACAGCATGGAATGCTTCGAAGCGATCCTGTTTGTGGATTACTGGCAGAAGCCATCGGAGTCCGGACACAAAGCGGACGTATCGGTCGCCAGGTACATCCTGTCCGCGCCGCTCGTGGGAAGATCGTCGGAAGCATTCGGAGCCATCCAGGTCGACACCGGGCAGACGGACCGGTCGTTCAGCCAGTCAGAACTGGAACAACTGGCGATTCTGATTCACATCATTTCGGCAGCTCTGGAAAACGCCGCGGAGGTGGATCTCGAAGTCGCGCGGGCGCTGGTCGATCGCGGACTGGAAGACGCGTCCCGGCTGCGAGCCAGCCTGGGTCCTCTGTCGCCGCCGGGAGTACCGGGCTTCCGCTGGGGACATCAGATCATCGCCGCTCCCGACATCGCAGCCGACCTGATCGACTACGCCACGTTATCGGACGGAAGAATAGCCTGCCTGCTGATCGATGTGCCCGGGCGCGGATCAGAAGCCGCGGGACTGCTGGTCTGCCTGACGCGGCTGCTGATCGGTGCCATCGTCGAAACCGAATCCGCGGCCGCCGCGTTAAGAACGGCCGAAAGGGAACTGCAGAAGCGAATCGGCCACGTTCCGATGATCACGTCGGTGGGTGTTCTGATTCTTGATCCGAAATCCGCCACGGTGTCGGTGACAGTCGCCGGCCACTGCATTCCCGTCAGAATCCGCGACGGAATCACGCAGACCGTGACGGACGATGCTGTCGTCGGCCCGCCGATCGGAACAGGTCGCCCGGCCAGCGGCGAAGGCTGTATTCTGCTGGAAAAAGGAGATTCGCTGGTGCTGTTCAGCGACGGTGTTTCCAAGCTGATCGACCCGACCGGCCGGATGATGAGCGGCCAGACGCTGGTTGAACTCGTTGATCTGGCGGGCCGCGATACAGGATGTACGCTGGACATCGGACTGCGAGTCGGTCTGGAAAAATTCCGTAACGGCTGCCCGGTTCCCGACGACGTGGCGTTTGTCTGTGTGCAGCGGCTGCGTTCCAAAACAAAGGATTCCGATGAAGGTTCGCAGAGCAGGTCGTCGACCGTGACAAAGCCCTGGAAAGGGTCCGAGACGTGGGACATGCAATGAGCGATGCTGCTCCCACTGTGGACGACGTTTTGGGCCGACAGGGCAGCATCGCACGTCGTCTGTCCGGCTACGAAGCACGCCCGCAGCAACTGGAAATGGCCGAAC encodes:
- a CDS encoding DNA topoisomerase IV subunit B, producing the protein MSTTATKSAYTGDDIEVLEGLEPVRKRPSMYIGGVDARGLHHLLWEVVDNSVDEFLAGECDKITVTLHKDGCSCTVHDNGRGIPVDKHKKMKKSTLEVILTTLHAGGKFSNKNYARSGGLHGVGSSVVNALSSHMVATVHRDGGEWVQEYRYGKPVAPVKKMRPFRGRGTQIFFRPDDDIFRRIHFNSDTIRQHLEDISYIHGGLTIVFRDEFRNETHELAHPDGIVAYIEKIIHESGKKSVHEQLFSTDRDDKTARVELVLKWTESTDEHIRSYVNGIRTHGGGTHENGLKAGLVKAVRNYIEVHNYKPRGVTISAEDIREGIVAILSVFHGDPMFQGQTKERLNNPEMASHVDGLIRPALENWLNSNPTLADAILGRIVLAARARLASRDAISEVKRKSAASRRTNLPGKLVDCQAKNADDSELFIVEGDSAGGTAVMGRNASTQAVLPLRGKILNTESLALSKILKNQEISDIVETLGTGVGPNFDIHRLRYARVILLMDADSDGYHISTLLLTFFFRHMPELIRQGKLFIAQPPLFRIEVGKTTHYAQTDAEKEEILASLPANRQATVLRFKGLGEMNAAQLRDTTLNPKARVLLRVDIESQLDADSTFNQLLGKDASERYRIIMEEASFADDVDL
- a CDS encoding FHA domain-containing protein, with the translated sequence MAYLKQAFGDQPDPITHPLTGDALTIGRHESCDVVIQSPSVSRHHARITAEGSRYFVEDLGSRNGTILNGRAISRKTPLSNGDRLEVSTLPFVFFAQDSLDGDSGNWGYRPTVISVSDSAVPSQNSAARHTVERGDEISYEQLGRDQLRDSQILSRVSMIGIDESGSGPVAQDAGHKLAQALKLTHGLRRAIRTDEILGTVLESLFEFFSAAECVAVITRNRTRTGLVVAAAAAREKNRDAQICLPVLHHSMECFEAILFVDYWQKPSESGHKADVSVARYILSAPLVGRSSEAFGAIQVDTGQTDRSFSQSELEQLAILIHIISAALENAAEVDLEVARALVDRGLEDASRLRASLGPLSPPGVPGFRWGHQIIAAPDIAADLIDYATLSDGRIACLLIDVPGRGSEAAGLLVCLTRLLIGAIVETESAAAALRTAERELQKRIGHVPMITSVGVLILDPKSATVSVTVAGHCIPVRIRDGITQTVTDDAVVGPPIGTGRPASGEGCILLEKGDSLVLFSDGVSKLIDPTGRMMSGQTLVELVDLAGRDTGCTLDIGLRVGLEKFRNGCPVPDDVAFVCVQRLRSKTKDSDEGSQSRSSTVTKPWKGSETWDMQ